The Terriglobus tenax genome contains a region encoding:
- a CDS encoding TIGR03435 family protein yields the protein MRYTLLALLFSSAFAQDVPRMAKEAHPPFDVATVKPAEPGERNMPVRSMLMFAFGMQKDQLINLPDWATSDRYYVNGYPDADGRPNVEQFHGTVEKLLADRFGLKFHIEQRELPIYAIRVGKNGPKMKVKADATRLPVDVMVIDKVERPTAN from the coding sequence ATGCGTTATACCCTGCTCGCCCTGTTGTTCTCCAGCGCCTTTGCCCAGGATGTTCCGCGCATGGCCAAGGAGGCTCATCCGCCCTTTGATGTTGCAACGGTGAAACCCGCCGAACCAGGAGAGCGCAATATGCCTGTGCGTTCCATGCTGATGTTTGCCTTCGGCATGCAGAAAGACCAGCTGATTAATCTTCCGGATTGGGCGACCTCAGACCGGTATTACGTTAACGGTTACCCCGATGCGGATGGGCGGCCGAACGTGGAACAGTTCCACGGCACGGTGGAGAAGCTGCTTGCAGACCGGTTCGGGTTGAAGTTCCACATCGAACAGCGGGAACTGCCGATATATGCCATTCGCGTTGGGAAGAACGGCCCGAAGATGAAGGTGAAAGCAGACGCGACGCGTCTGCCGGTAGATGTCATGGTGATCGACAAGGTCGAGCGGCCGACGGCGAACTAG
- a CDS encoding Sec-independent protein translocase subunit TatA/TatB, translated as MGELFTPTHLIVIAVVALVLFGGKKLPELGKGLGEGLRGFKDGMKGVTEDTKDSAHAVTPKPEEQVK; from the coding sequence ATGGGCGAGCTATTTACACCAACCCACCTTATCGTCATCGCAGTCGTCGCACTTGTTCTGTTTGGCGGCAAAAAGCTGCCCGAACTCGGAAAGGGCCTCGGTGAAGGTCTGCGCGGTTTCAAGGACGGGATGAAGGGTGTCACGGAAGACACCAAGGATTCCGCCCACGCCGTTACACCCAAGCCTGAAGAGCAGGTTAAGTAA
- a CDS encoding HAD family hydrolase, producing MTFTSPFSQAISQASGLIFDCDGTLVDTMLAHQYGLEKALQRRGLVLPTEWFYQNHSITADALLQKFEAEGLGRIEDKDRVLTEHQQYFREHLHLLQEVTVVSSVAREFKGKMPLAVASNGNRANVIVTLEAIHLLDCFDEIVTREDVVHGKPAPDIYLEAARRLGVSADRCVVFEDSETGLVAARAAGSIVVDVREYYQPSWQPAGHH from the coding sequence ATGACTTTTACGTCACCGTTCTCCCAGGCAATTTCTCAAGCGTCAGGTCTGATCTTCGACTGCGACGGGACCCTTGTCGACACCATGCTGGCGCATCAGTATGGACTTGAGAAGGCGCTGCAACGCCGTGGGCTGGTGCTTCCCACGGAGTGGTTTTATCAGAACCACTCGATTACGGCGGATGCCCTTCTGCAGAAGTTTGAGGCTGAGGGGCTGGGCAGGATCGAGGACAAAGATCGCGTACTGACAGAGCATCAGCAGTATTTCCGGGAACATCTGCACCTGCTGCAGGAGGTTACGGTCGTCAGCTCGGTTGCCCGAGAGTTCAAAGGGAAGATGCCACTCGCGGTAGCCTCCAATGGAAATCGCGCGAATGTCATCGTGACCCTGGAAGCCATTCACCTGCTGGATTGCTTTGACGAAATTGTTACGCGCGAAGATGTGGTCCATGGCAAGCCAGCGCCGGATATCTACCTGGAAGCTGCACGCAGGCTCGGCGTATCTGCTGATCGCTGCGTGGTCTTTGAAGATTCAGAGACCGGCCTCGTAGCTGCACGAGCCGCAGGGTCCATTGTGGTGGATGTCAGAGAGTACTATCAGCCCTCCTGGCAACCAGCGGGACATCACTGA
- a CDS encoding DUF6644 family protein: MPELQHLCQVIYDSQIGTAIRESEYLFSIIESVHVLAIMLLVGTIAVLDLRMLGIVLREVPVTRISRAVFPLTWSGFVVMFVSGLLLFWAEAAKNYGNPAFRIKIILLALVGLNPLLFHTTVYRRVQEWETARTSPWRARAAALASLTLWGGIIVAGRAIAYF; the protein is encoded by the coding sequence ATGCCCGAACTGCAACATCTATGCCAGGTAATCTATGACTCGCAGATCGGAACAGCGATCCGCGAGTCAGAATACCTGTTCTCCATTATTGAGTCTGTGCATGTGCTGGCCATCATGCTGCTGGTGGGCACCATTGCGGTGCTTGACCTGCGCATGCTCGGAATCGTGCTGCGCGAGGTTCCTGTCACGCGTATTTCACGCGCCGTGTTTCCACTCACCTGGTCCGGTTTCGTGGTGATGTTTGTCAGCGGTCTGCTGCTGTTCTGGGCAGAGGCGGCGAAGAACTACGGCAACCCCGCATTCCGCATCAAGATCATTCTGCTGGCGCTGGTGGGGTTGAACCCGCTGCTGTTTCATACCACGGTGTACCGCAGGGTGCAGGAGTGGGAGACGGCACGCACCTCTCCGTGGCGCGCGCGTGCCGCCGCGCTTGCCTCACTTACGCTTTGGGGCGGCATTATCGTCGCCGGCAGAGCGATTGCTTACTTCTGA
- a CDS encoding DUF6644 family protein: MLRVWFVALAHSSLGQFMQNSRWGFASVEAVHLLAIALLGGAVLILDLRLMGVILTRESPRVLNRDLSRLLLGSLAVLLLTGIALVSEEALKCYYNAAFRWKMALLAAAVLFYFTLYRRVVLTLGSSATVLSRVTAAVSLFLWLGVGVAGRAIGLI, encoded by the coding sequence ATGCTTCGCGTCTGGTTTGTCGCTCTTGCTCATTCCTCGCTCGGCCAGTTCATGCAGAACTCGCGCTGGGGCTTCGCATCGGTGGAAGCAGTCCACCTGTTGGCTATTGCCCTGCTTGGCGGGGCGGTGTTGATCCTGGATCTGCGCCTGATGGGCGTGATTCTCACACGGGAATCTCCGCGGGTATTGAATCGCGACCTGAGCCGCCTGTTGCTCGGCAGCCTGGCAGTGCTGCTGCTGACAGGTATCGCCCTGGTTTCAGAAGAGGCGTTGAAGTGCTACTACAACGCCGCCTTCCGCTGGAAGATGGCACTGCTCGCGGCCGCGGTACTGTTCTATTTCACGCTGTACCGCAGGGTTGTGCTGACGCTGGGGAGTTCGGCAACGGTGCTATCCCGTGTGACAGCCGCCGTGTCGCTTTTCCTATGGCTGGGAGTGGGCGTTGCGGGCCGCGCCATTGGACTGATCTAA
- the gcvH gene encoding glycine cleavage system protein GcvH: protein MAYPTEYRYTKEHEWISADGKIGITDYAQSTLGDIVFVELPTVGAELKAGESFGTVESVKAVSDLYSPVNGKVLEINEALNSAPETVNSDANATWIIKAEFDAAQLESLLSAADYEKFISEETGH from the coding sequence ATGGCTTACCCAACCGAGTATCGCTACACCAAGGAACACGAGTGGATTTCCGCCGATGGCAAGATCGGCATCACCGACTACGCGCAGTCGACGCTGGGCGACATCGTCTTTGTTGAGCTGCCCACGGTGGGCGCTGAGCTGAAGGCCGGTGAGAGCTTTGGCACGGTTGAGTCCGTCAAGGCCGTCAGCGACCTGTACTCGCCGGTGAACGGCAAGGTGCTGGAGATCAACGAGGCGCTGAACTCCGCTCCGGAGACGGTGAACTCGGATGCGAACGCTACCTGGATCATCAAGGCCGAGTTCGATGCCGCGCAGCTTGAGAGCCTGCTCTCCGCCGCCGACTACGAGAAGTTCATCAGCGAAGAGACGGGTCACTAA
- a CDS encoding DUF6152 family protein: MKNRFVLSTLGALALATASAYAHHSFSAEFDGSKPVRLVGKLTRVEWTNPHSYFYVDVVDKDGKVTNWGCEGAGPGALSRRGFKKGDLNIGDTIVVDGYRAKDGSHLIDGRRVTLPDGRSIYGGTPGDGGPGDDGSVQGALPNTNKPAGK, translated from the coding sequence ATGAAGAACAGGTTTGTTCTCTCAACTCTTGGTGCATTGGCGCTAGCGACGGCCAGTGCGTACGCCCACCACTCCTTTTCCGCGGAATTTGACGGAAGCAAGCCCGTCCGCCTGGTTGGCAAACTGACCCGCGTGGAATGGACCAATCCACACTCGTACTTCTACGTCGATGTTGTGGACAAGGATGGCAAGGTTACGAACTGGGGATGTGAAGGCGCAGGCCCAGGAGCGTTGAGCCGCCGCGGCTTCAAGAAAGGCGATTTGAACATCGGCGACACGATTGTCGTGGATGGATACCGCGCGAAGGATGGCTCTCACCTGATTGATGGACGCCGCGTGACGTTGCCCGATGGCCGCAGCATCTATGGCGGAACCCCCGGAGATGGCGGACCTGGCGACGATGGCTCAGTACAGGGCGCGCTGCCAAACACCAACAAGCCTGCAGGCAAGTAA
- the glgC gene encoding glucose-1-phosphate adenylyltransferase, which yields MKDTLGVLLAGGAGERLFPLTRDRAKPAVPFGGQYRIIDITLSNCINSDLRRVYILTQYKALSLNRHIREGWGPVVASELGEFIEILPPMQRVSTNWYMGTADAVYQNIYSIGSEQPKYVIILSGDHIYKMNYQLMLDQHIESGAHVTLATLPINPDEVSRFGVVDVARNGEINGFLEKPKETKLRSPFNPDKVDASMGIYIFNTDVLLPELIKDAEDPASKHDFGHNILPNLLGRFKMMAYNFVDENKQEALYWRDVGTLEAYYEANLDLASVSPTFNLYDKSWPMRTRSYQYPPAKFVFGEPGRTGMAINSVISGGSIVSGAVVRNSVLSHDVRVNSFADVDSSILFAHVNIGRHCRIRHAIIDRDVHIPDGTVIGYDAQEDKKNYFVSASGLVVVTRDYSVYENPVSQSFIQPGR from the coding sequence ATGAAAGATACATTGGGAGTTCTGCTTGCTGGTGGCGCCGGAGAGCGCCTCTTTCCTCTAACCCGCGACCGTGCGAAACCTGCCGTTCCATTCGGCGGTCAGTACCGCATTATCGACATTACCCTCTCCAACTGCATCAACTCTGATCTGCGCCGGGTCTACATCCTCACGCAGTACAAGGCGCTTTCGCTCAATCGCCATATCCGCGAGGGCTGGGGTCCGGTGGTGGCCAGTGAACTTGGCGAGTTCATCGAGATTCTTCCCCCAATGCAGCGCGTCAGCACGAACTGGTACATGGGCACCGCCGATGCGGTCTACCAGAACATCTATTCCATCGGTTCGGAGCAGCCGAAGTACGTCATCATCCTCTCCGGCGATCACATCTACAAGATGAACTACCAGCTCATGCTGGACCAGCACATCGAGTCCGGAGCGCATGTCACCCTGGCCACGCTGCCCATCAATCCGGATGAGGTTTCGCGTTTTGGCGTGGTCGATGTTGCCCGCAATGGAGAGATCAACGGCTTCCTCGAAAAGCCCAAAGAAACCAAGCTTCGTTCTCCCTTCAATCCGGACAAGGTCGATGCCTCCATGGGCATCTACATCTTCAACACAGATGTGTTGCTGCCCGAACTGATCAAGGACGCCGAGGACCCGGCCTCGAAGCACGACTTCGGCCACAACATCCTGCCCAACTTGCTGGGCCGCTTCAAGATGATGGCTTACAACTTCGTGGACGAGAACAAGCAGGAGGCACTCTACTGGCGCGATGTCGGTACGCTTGAGGCCTATTACGAGGCCAATCTCGACCTGGCTTCGGTCTCGCCTACCTTCAATCTTTACGACAAGAGCTGGCCCATGCGAACGCGCTCTTACCAGTACCCGCCGGCGAAGTTCGTCTTCGGTGAGCCTGGCCGTACCGGTATGGCCATCAACTCGGTCATCTCCGGTGGTTCTATCGTCTCCGGTGCGGTCGTGCGTAACTCCGTGCTCTCGCACGACGTTCGCGTGAACTCGTTTGCAGACGTGGATTCCAGCATCTTGTTTGCGCACGTCAATATCGGTCGCCACTGCCGCATTCGCCACGCCATCATTGACCGCGACGTCCACATTCCGGATGGCACGGTCATTGGCTACGACGCGCAGGAAGACAAGAAAAACTACTTTGTCTCCGCCTCCGGGCTGGTCGTGGTCACCCGCGACTACTCGGTCTATGAAAACCCGGTCAGCCAGAGCTTTATCCAGCCGGGCCGCTAA
- the gcvT gene encoding glycine cleavage system aminomethyltransferase GcvT: MVSDSGSVLRKTALNATHRALKAKMVDFGGWDMPVEYSGLVAEHMAVRTGVGLFDVSHMGDIQLRGPGSLAAVQKLLMNDASKLQVGQAHYSAMLTPEGTFVDDVVLHKLSDNDYLIVINAGTREKDEQWIRKTIGSMPSVHINNFSDMYTQLAIQGPKAIDVLRKLTDVDLDSIKNYWFQWGKVCGLYNVLVARTGYTGEDGFEIYIPSDEATSARVWNEILEAGAEFGIVPCGLGARNTLRLESAMALYGHEISDEINVFEAGLGRYCKLDKESDFVGKETLAAIQRDGGPHRKLVGLETIDRGIARDGYAVFDVEGKEQVGYVTSGSPSPFLKKNIALAYVPLHLAEIGTEVAVQVRSSMVKSKVVPLPFYKKPKKTT, translated from the coding sequence ATCGTGTCTGACTCTGGCTCTGTGCTTCGCAAAACTGCTTTGAACGCCACGCATCGCGCCCTGAAGGCGAAGATGGTCGACTTCGGCGGATGGGACATGCCGGTGGAGTACTCCGGCCTGGTGGCTGAGCACATGGCTGTACGCACGGGCGTTGGCCTGTTCGACGTATCGCACATGGGCGACATTCAACTGCGTGGACCGGGATCGCTGGCAGCCGTACAGAAGCTGCTGATGAACGATGCCAGCAAGCTGCAGGTGGGCCAGGCGCACTACAGCGCCATGCTGACGCCGGAAGGCACCTTCGTCGATGACGTGGTGCTGCATAAGCTGAGCGACAACGACTACCTGATCGTGATCAACGCCGGTACACGCGAGAAGGATGAGCAGTGGATTCGGAAGACCATCGGCTCCATGCCGTCGGTCCACATCAACAACTTCAGCGATATGTACACGCAGCTTGCCATCCAGGGTCCGAAGGCGATTGATGTGCTGCGCAAGCTGACCGATGTGGATCTGGACTCGATCAAGAACTACTGGTTCCAGTGGGGCAAGGTCTGCGGACTGTACAACGTGCTTGTGGCCCGTACCGGCTACACCGGTGAAGACGGCTTTGAGATTTATATCCCCTCCGACGAGGCGACCAGCGCCCGCGTGTGGAACGAGATTCTGGAGGCCGGCGCTGAGTTCGGCATTGTGCCTTGCGGCCTGGGCGCTCGCAACACGCTTCGTCTGGAGTCGGCGATGGCCTTGTATGGCCACGAGATCTCGGACGAGATCAATGTCTTTGAGGCGGGTCTTGGCCGCTACTGCAAACTGGATAAAGAGTCAGACTTCGTTGGCAAGGAGACGCTTGCAGCCATTCAGCGCGATGGCGGACCACACCGCAAGCTGGTGGGCCTGGAGACGATTGACCGCGGCATTGCGCGTGATGGATATGCGGTGTTCGATGTGGAAGGCAAGGAGCAGGTGGGCTACGTCACCTCTGGCTCGCCTTCGCCCTTCCTGAAGAAGAATATTGCACTAGCCTATGTGCCGCTGCATCTGGCAGAGATCGGCACGGAGGTTGCGGTGCAGGTCCGCAGTTCCATGGTGAAGTCGAAGGTAGTTCCGCTGCCCTTCTACAAGAAGCCGAAGAAAACGACCTAG
- the gcvPA gene encoding aminomethyl-transferring glycine dehydrogenase subunit GcvPA, whose protein sequence is MRYLPKSPSDRKEMLADIGVPSIDNLFSTVPAEYRLTRDLDIPRQHGEQEVIERFKAFAEKNATGYASFLGAGAYRHYRPVLIDTVVSRGEFLTSYTPYQPEIAQGTLQALFEFQTMICELTGMEIANASMYDGSTGAAEAVMMAVRVTGRNGAVVARTVHPEYREVLKTTVQHQEIPITEVDYASETGRVDLAKLDATITSDTACVLIQSPNFFGTIEDVAAIAEIAHKKGALLIVSIAEAVSLGIVKPPKEADIVSMEAQSFGVPVGYGGPYCGVIACKEKFLRQMPGRIAGETKDLDGKRGFVLTLSTREQHIRREKATSNICTNQSLVALMVTVFLTVYGKGLKELGEQNLAKTHYAAQTIGATGKVLFGGAPRFNEFVLQGAKSAEAANAGLLEKKIVGGLPLEKFYPELGPNASLWCATELTTKVQIDAAAEALK, encoded by the coding sequence ATGCGCTACCTACCGAAGAGTCCGAGCGATCGTAAAGAGATGCTCGCCGACATCGGCGTGCCGTCGATCGACAATTTGTTTTCGACCGTTCCGGCGGAGTATCGCCTGACGCGCGACCTCGACATCCCTCGCCAGCATGGCGAGCAGGAAGTGATTGAGCGCTTCAAGGCCTTTGCCGAGAAGAACGCCACCGGCTATGCCAGCTTTCTGGGCGCGGGCGCGTACCGCCACTATCGCCCGGTGCTGATTGATACCGTCGTTTCGCGCGGCGAGTTTCTGACCAGCTACACGCCGTACCAGCCAGAGATTGCGCAGGGCACGCTACAGGCGCTGTTCGAGTTCCAGACGATGATCTGCGAACTGACCGGCATGGAGATTGCCAACGCGTCGATGTACGACGGTTCGACCGGCGCCGCGGAGGCCGTGATGATGGCGGTTCGCGTTACCGGGCGCAATGGCGCGGTGGTAGCACGCACCGTGCATCCGGAGTACCGCGAGGTCCTGAAGACGACCGTGCAGCACCAGGAGATCCCGATCACCGAGGTGGACTACGCGAGCGAGACCGGACGTGTGGACCTGGCGAAGCTGGATGCCACGATCACCAGCGACACAGCCTGCGTTCTGATCCAGTCGCCGAACTTCTTCGGAACGATTGAGGACGTGGCTGCCATTGCGGAGATTGCTCACAAGAAGGGTGCGCTGCTGATTGTCTCGATCGCAGAGGCTGTTTCGCTGGGCATTGTGAAGCCTCCGAAGGAGGCTGACATCGTCTCCATGGAGGCGCAGAGCTTTGGCGTTCCCGTTGGCTATGGTGGACCGTACTGCGGTGTCATCGCCTGCAAGGAGAAGTTCCTGCGCCAGATGCCGGGCCGTATTGCGGGCGAGACCAAGGACCTGGATGGCAAGCGCGGCTTTGTTCTGACGCTGAGCACCCGCGAGCAGCACATCCGCCGCGAGAAGGCGACCTCGAACATCTGCACCAACCAGTCCCTGGTGGCGCTGATGGTCACGGTCTTCCTGACGGTCTACGGCAAGGGTTTGAAGGAGCTGGGCGAGCAGAACCTGGCCAAGACACACTACGCCGCGCAGACGATTGGCGCGACGGGCAAGGTGTTGTTTGGCGGAGCTCCGCGCTTCAACGAGTTTGTGCTGCAGGGCGCCAAGTCGGCGGAAGCTGCCAATGCCGGTCTACTGGAGAAGAAGATTGTCGGCGGCCTGCCGCTCGAGAAGTTCTACCCCGAGCTTGGACCGAATGCATCCCTGTGGTGCGCGACTGAGCTGACGACGAAGGTACAGATCGACGCGGCAGCCGAGGCGCTGAAGTAA
- the gcvPB gene encoding aminomethyl-transferring glycine dehydrogenase subunit GcvPB codes for MADEKFVGTPKKATVHVNQNEDLIFEKSSPGKKAYRLSELDVPAIDAAALLGDAVRTDLGVMPELSEIEIVRHFTRLSTWNYAIDLGMFPLGSCTMKYNGRVNELVARLEGLAEAHPYQPEALSQGVLEIMKVLSDALLEITGMDTITLQPAAGAHGEFTGMLLVRAYHESKGNPRKKVLIPDSAHGTNPATAAVVGYQVQNLKSNAEGMVDLAELEKLVDEDTAALMLTNPSTIGVFESDIHKIADILHAKGALLYMDGANMNALVGKTRPGDFGVDVMHLNLHKTFSTPHGGGGPGSGPVACKKILEPFLPSPVLATKTDGTLTLNYDRPQSIGRVRAWYGNFGMFIRALAYILANGPDGLRQTTEDAVLNANYLRAKLEDVFELPFKTASMHEVVFSDKLQAKNGVKTGDMGKRLLDYGFHAYTVSFPLIVSGAMMIEPTESESREELDLLVDALRQIAREAEENPELVKNAPYTTRLRRLDETTAARKPILRWHAPVAKTPMTPDSAAKEW; via the coding sequence ATGGCAGACGAAAAGTTCGTAGGAACACCGAAGAAAGCCACTGTCCACGTCAACCAGAACGAAGATCTGATCTTCGAGAAGTCGTCGCCGGGTAAGAAGGCGTACCGTCTCTCGGAGCTGGACGTTCCGGCCATTGACGCCGCCGCCCTGCTGGGCGATGCAGTCCGCACGGACCTGGGCGTGATGCCTGAGTTGAGCGAGATTGAGATTGTGCGGCACTTCACGCGCCTCTCCACCTGGAACTATGCCATTGACCTTGGCATGTTCCCGCTGGGCAGCTGCACGATGAAGTACAACGGCCGCGTGAATGAGCTGGTGGCCCGGCTGGAAGGTCTGGCCGAGGCGCATCCTTACCAGCCCGAGGCGCTGTCGCAGGGCGTGCTGGAGATCATGAAGGTGCTGAGCGATGCGTTGCTCGAAATCACCGGTATGGACACCATCACACTGCAGCCCGCTGCCGGAGCGCATGGTGAATTTACCGGCATGCTGCTGGTGCGCGCCTACCATGAGAGCAAGGGCAACCCGCGCAAGAAGGTGCTGATTCCTGACTCGGCGCACGGCACGAACCCCGCAACCGCGGCGGTTGTCGGCTACCAGGTGCAGAACCTGAAGTCGAACGCTGAGGGCATGGTGGACCTGGCAGAGCTGGAGAAGCTGGTAGATGAGGATACGGCGGCGCTGATGCTGACCAACCCGTCGACCATCGGCGTCTTCGAAAGCGACATTCACAAGATTGCCGACATTCTGCATGCCAAGGGCGCGCTGCTGTACATGGACGGCGCGAACATGAACGCGCTGGTGGGCAAGACCCGCCCCGGCGACTTTGGCGTAGATGTTATGCACCTGAACCTGCACAAGACCTTCTCTACCCCGCACGGCGGTGGTGGCCCGGGCTCGGGTCCGGTGGCCTGCAAGAAGATCCTGGAGCCGTTTCTGCCTTCGCCCGTGCTGGCAACCAAGACTGACGGGACGCTGACACTGAACTATGACCGTCCGCAGAGCATTGGCCGTGTGCGCGCCTGGTACGGCAACTTCGGCATGTTTATCCGCGCGCTGGCCTACATTCTGGCCAACGGTCCGGATGGCCTGCGCCAGACCACCGAAGACGCCGTGCTGAACGCCAACTACCTGCGCGCCAAGCTGGAGGACGTCTTCGAACTGCCATTCAAGACCGCCTCCATGCACGAGGTTGTTTTCAGCGACAAGCTGCAGGCAAAGAACGGCGTGAAGACTGGTGACATGGGCAAGCGGCTGCTGGACTACGGCTTCCATGCCTACACGGTCAGCTTCCCGCTGATCGTCTCCGGCGCGATGATGATTGAACCGACGGAGAGCGAAAGCCGCGAGGAGCTGGACCTGCTGGTCGACGCTCTGCGGCAGATTGCACGCGAGGCCGAGGAGAATCCTGAACTGGTGAAGAATGCGCCCTACACCACGCGCCTTCGCCGCCTGGACGAGACTACGGCTGCCCGTAAGCCGATTCTGCGCTGGCATGCTCCTGTAGCCAAGACACCGATGACACCTGACTCCGCAGCGAAGGAGTGGTAG
- a CDS encoding MFS transporter: MAFEATDSRTSAAPQQLAAHPDLKKRWYYILPVVFVTYSLAYVDRANYGFGAAAGLADSLQITPTQSALLGSLFFFGYFAFQIPGAAYARKRSARLLIGLALASWGILASLTGVIKQYWVLALDRLLLGAAESFILPAMLILLTKWFTRSERSRTNTLLLLGNPVTVLWMSAATGYMIKAFGWQMTFVMEGMPSVVWGVIWFLVIRDSPEETSWVAPESATALRDVLTREQAVLPKVANLTSAYRNPRVILLCVQYFLWSVGVYGFVLWLPVMIKSGSSQGIGMTGLLSALPYAFAIVLMLLVSYFSDRMARRAHFVWPFLMLAGAAFFGSYLTANHSFWISFGFLILAGGAMYAPYGPFFAIIPEMLPSNVSGEVTALINSLGALGSFTGTYFVGFLQGRTGNSQAGYLLMAIALTLSGLLILPLRTEPRQSATM; the protein is encoded by the coding sequence ATGGCATTTGAAGCGACCGATTCCCGCACCAGCGCAGCACCGCAGCAGCTCGCCGCGCATCCGGACCTGAAGAAGCGCTGGTACTACATTCTGCCGGTGGTCTTTGTGACCTATAGCCTGGCGTATGTTGACCGTGCCAACTATGGATTTGGCGCGGCGGCAGGTCTGGCGGATTCGCTGCAGATTACACCGACGCAGTCCGCACTGCTGGGATCGCTGTTCTTCTTCGGCTACTTTGCCTTTCAAATTCCTGGAGCGGCTTATGCGCGGAAGCGTTCTGCACGGCTGCTCATAGGGCTGGCCCTGGCGAGCTGGGGCATTCTTGCCTCGCTGACCGGCGTCATCAAACAGTACTGGGTGCTGGCGCTGGACCGCCTGCTGCTGGGCGCGGCGGAAAGCTTTATTCTGCCGGCCATGCTGATTCTTCTGACGAAGTGGTTTACGCGGTCAGAACGGTCGCGCACCAACACGCTGTTGTTACTGGGCAATCCTGTAACGGTGCTATGGATGTCCGCCGCAACCGGGTACATGATCAAGGCCTTCGGATGGCAGATGACCTTTGTGATGGAGGGCATGCCGTCGGTGGTCTGGGGCGTGATCTGGTTCCTCGTCATCCGCGACAGCCCCGAAGAAACATCCTGGGTTGCGCCGGAAAGCGCCACCGCTCTGCGCGACGTCCTGACCAGGGAACAAGCTGTGCTGCCGAAGGTTGCCAACCTGACGAGTGCGTATCGCAACCCCCGGGTGATTCTGCTTTGCGTGCAGTATTTCCTGTGGAGCGTGGGCGTGTACGGGTTTGTGCTCTGGCTGCCCGTGATGATCAAGAGCGGATCGTCGCAGGGCATTGGCATGACCGGCCTGCTTAGCGCCTTGCCGTATGCCTTTGCCATTGTGCTGATGCTGCTGGTGAGTTACTTCTCCGATCGCATGGCGAGGCGTGCGCACTTCGTATGGCCGTTCCTAATGCTTGCAGGCGCTGCCTTTTTCGGTTCCTACCTGACGGCAAATCATAGCTTCTGGATTTCCTTTGGCTTTTTGATTCTTGCCGGAGGCGCCATGTATGCGCCGTATGGACCGTTTTTTGCGATTATTCCGGAGATGCTGCCGAGCAATGTTTCCGGTGAAGTAACGGCGCTGATTAATAGCCTGGGCGCGCTTGGATCCTTTACCGGCACTTACTTCGTTGGCTTTCTGCAGGGACGCACTGGCAACTCACAGGCAGGATATCTGCTGATGGCGATCGCGTTGACGCTTTCCGGACTGTTGATCCTTCCGCTCAGAACAGAGCCTCGCCAGTCGGCAACGATGTGA